From one Basilea psittacipulmonis DSM 24701 genomic stretch:
- a CDS encoding fluoride efflux transporter FluC, producing the protein MNFLAVALGAMLGGIGRYSISLLIPSYWGTLTANAMGGFLIGLLLCFSGSDTFRLFAITGVLGAFTTFSTFSAESIRFIMAGQLLSALLYILASLVITLSLTALGLYLGKQFL; encoded by the coding sequence ATGAATTTTCTTGCAGTCGCACTCGGTGCCATGCTTGGCGGAATCGGTCGTTATAGTATTTCGTTGTTGATACCGAGTTATTGGGGAACGCTCACGGCTAATGCTATGGGTGGCTTTCTCATTGGATTATTACTCTGTTTTTCTGGATCAGACACCTTTCGCTTATTTGCCATCACAGGCGTATTAGGTGCATTCACCACCTTTTCCACGTTCTCGGCTGAATCCATTCGTTTTATCATGGCTGGTCAACTACTATCTGCCTTACTTTATATTCTAGCAAGTCTTGTTATCACATTATCGTTGACTGCATTAGGCTTATATCTAGGCAAACAATTCCTGTAA
- the thrC gene encoding threonine synthase: MNYISTRGQAKGQQFCDILLEGLATDGGLMMPEKIPTVTASLLESWRGLDYPSLATEILSLYISDIPKHTLAELLNNTYQAKVFNASSTSEMVPLKKLSHGIFLLGLSEGPTLAFKDMAMQFLGHIFEYVLTQKNEQINILGATSGDTGSAAEHALKGKKGVNVFMLSPYGRMSDFQRAQMYSLTDKNIFNIAIKGVFDDCQDIVKTLSGHDQTRQELKLGAVNSINWARIAAQIVYYFWGWLRATDATGAKEVSFCVPSGNFGNIFAGFMARQMGLPIRRLVLATNENNVLDEFFKTGIYRTRSSAQTYATSSPSMDISKASNFERFVFELLDRDSTKLTNLWNKLSTEGYFDLSSYRPLFESKYGFQSDSSTHADRIQTIQTVWNEDKVMIDPHTADGVKVARHYLEKDVPMLVLETALPIKFAATIQEAIGVQVPYPEHLKHLLDLPQKVDVLNNNAQDVKAYMEKHLFG; this comes from the coding sequence ATGAATTATATATCCACTAGGGGACAGGCAAAAGGCCAACAGTTTTGTGATATTTTGCTTGAAGGCTTGGCCACAGACGGAGGTCTGATGATGCCTGAAAAGATTCCAACCGTCACGGCTTCGTTATTGGAATCATGGAGAGGCTTGGATTATCCTAGTTTGGCGACAGAAATTTTATCTTTGTATATATCGGATATTCCTAAACATACTTTGGCTGAATTGCTAAACAATACATATCAAGCAAAGGTATTTAATGCTAGCTCTACGAGTGAGATGGTGCCTTTAAAAAAATTATCTCACGGCATCTTCTTATTAGGCTTGTCAGAGGGGCCTACCCTAGCTTTTAAAGATATGGCTATGCAGTTTTTGGGACATATTTTTGAGTATGTATTGACCCAAAAAAATGAGCAGATCAATATTCTCGGGGCCACTTCAGGTGATACGGGTTCGGCTGCTGAACATGCTTTGAAAGGCAAAAAAGGCGTGAATGTCTTTATGCTATCGCCTTATGGCAGAATGAGTGATTTTCAACGTGCCCAGATGTACAGTTTGACCGATAAGAATATTTTCAATATCGCTATCAAAGGGGTTTTTGACGATTGCCAAGATATTGTGAAAACGTTAAGCGGTCACGATCAAACTCGTCAAGAACTAAAGTTGGGAGCGGTTAATTCTATTAACTGGGCCAGAATTGCTGCACAGATTGTTTATTATTTCTGGGGTTGGTTACGTGCAACAGATGCTACAGGGGCCAAAGAAGTGTCTTTCTGTGTACCATCTGGAAATTTTGGTAATATCTTTGCTGGCTTTATGGCTCGTCAAATGGGGTTACCAATTCGTCGTTTAGTGTTAGCCACAAACGAAAATAATGTGTTGGATGAGTTCTTTAAAACAGGGATTTATCGCACCCGTTCATCGGCACAGACTTATGCCACCTCTAGTCCCTCAATGGATATTTCCAAAGCATCTAACTTTGAGCGATTTGTGTTTGAATTGCTTGATAGAGATAGCACCAAATTAACTAATCTATGGAATAAATTGTCAACAGAAGGTTATTTTGACTTATCGTCATACCGACCTTTATTTGAATCAAAATATGGATTCCAATCAGATAGCAGTACTCATGCCGATCGAATCCAGACCATTCAAACGGTTTGGAATGAAGATAAGGTAATGATTGATCCTCACACCGCAGATGGTGTGAAAGTAGCTCGACATTATCTTGAGAAAGATGTTCCCATGTTGGTGTTGGAAACGGCCTTACCTATTAAGTTTGCGGCAACTATTCAAGAGGCGATTGGCGTACAAGTTCCTTATCCTGAGCATTTGAAGCATTTATTGGACTTGCCTCAAAAAGTGGATGTCTTAAACAATAATGCCCAAGATGTAAAAGCCTATATGGAAAAACATTTATTTGGCTAA
- a CDS encoding homoserine dehydrogenase produces the protein MTNKIKVGLLGFGVVAGGTYDVLKRNADEITRRAGSNIEVVRIATRTPSKAIGHVDEHIPVTDNMEDVINDPNVDVVVELIGGTTTAKDIVIKAIENGKHVVTANKALLAHYGNEIFALAAEKKVIVAFEAAVAGGIPIIKTMREGLTGNRILWLAGIINGTTNFILSEMYKKGLAYEQVLSEAQRLGYAEADPTFDVEGIDAGHKLSILAAIAFGIPVNFKHVYTEGIREIQEKDISYARRLGYRIKLLGITKHREEGIEMRVHPTLVSQQQLLASVDGAMNAVVVDGDAVGQTLFYGQGAGSEPTASAVVADLVDVARMLNANPEHRVPALAFQARSLRDINLLPMQEVISSYYLRFTVVDRPGVLSEVTEILAKGRISVKSMLQDEEHDGQATIIILTHRAKEGAANEAIKDIESLSCVNSKVVRIRMENFV, from the coding sequence ATGACAAATAAAATTAAAGTTGGGTTATTAGGGTTTGGTGTCGTCGCAGGCGGTACATATGATGTTTTAAAACGTAACGCTGATGAGATTACGCGTCGTGCAGGCAGTAACATCGAAGTGGTGCGTATTGCCACACGTACGCCTTCAAAAGCCATAGGACACGTTGATGAACATATTCCTGTAACAGATAATATGGAAGATGTGATTAACGATCCGAATGTCGATGTTGTGGTGGAGCTGATTGGTGGGACGACCACGGCCAAAGACATTGTGATTAAAGCGATTGAAAATGGCAAACATGTCGTGACGGCTAATAAGGCGTTGCTCGCACATTATGGTAATGAAATTTTTGCTTTGGCTGCTGAAAAGAAAGTGATTGTGGCGTTTGAAGCGGCGGTTGCGGGCGGGATTCCGATTATTAAAACCATGAGAGAAGGGTTAACGGGAAACCGCATTCTATGGTTGGCAGGCATTATTAATGGCACCACTAATTTTATCCTGAGTGAAATGTACAAAAAAGGGTTGGCATATGAGCAGGTGTTGTCTGAAGCACAGCGTTTGGGCTATGCAGAAGCGGATCCGACCTTTGATGTTGAGGGCATCGATGCAGGACATAAGTTATCGATTTTAGCGGCCATTGCATTTGGGATTCCCGTGAATTTTAAACATGTTTATACTGAGGGCATTAGAGAGATTCAAGAAAAAGACATTAGTTATGCTCGCAGATTGGGTTATCGTATCAAGTTGTTAGGGATTACGAAACATCGTGAAGAGGGGATTGAGATGAGAGTGCATCCTACGCTCGTTTCCCAACAACAATTATTAGCCAGTGTAGATGGGGCGATGAATGCAGTTGTCGTGGATGGTGATGCAGTAGGTCAAACGCTATTTTATGGACAAGGAGCGGGTTCTGAACCCACTGCTTCTGCGGTCGTGGCTGATTTAGTCGATGTAGCCAGAATGTTAAATGCCAATCCTGAACATCGAGTACCTGCATTGGCTTTCCAAGCTCGTTCTTTGCGTGATATTAATTTACTCCCCATGCAAGAGGTGATTAGCTCGTATTATTTGCGATTTACGGTAGTTGACCGTCCTGGCGTACTTTCAGAGGTTACTGAAATTTTGGCAAAAGGCCGTATTTCCGTGAAAAGTATGTTGCAAGATGAGGAACATGATGGTCAAGCAACGATTATTATTTTGACGCATCGTGCCAAAGAAGGGGCCGCAAATGAAGCGATTAAGGATATTGAGTCATTAAGTTGCGTGAACTCAAAAGTCGTTCGCATTCGTATGGAGAATTTTGTATGA
- the alaC gene encoding alanine transaminase yields the protein MRHFPRIDRLPPYVFNIMSELKMAARRRGEDIIDMSMGNPDGPTPAHILKKMQETSIRPDTHGYSASRGIPRLRKAISDWYRRRYDVTIDPDREAIVTIGSKEGLAHLMLATLDHGDTVLVPNPSYPIHIYGVVIAGASVRSVPIKPGKDFFAEIEKAVTETIPRPKMMILGFPSNPTAQCVDLAFFERIVELAKRYDIIVVHDLAYADITFDGYQAPSIMQVPGAKDIAVESFTMSKSYNMAGWRVGYMVGNQEIIAALARMKSYNDYGTFTPIQVAAIAALEGPQDCVEDIRSTYQKRRDVLCKALHDIGWNVEIPKASMYIWAEIPDFYKSLGSLEFAKKLLQEAKVVVSPGIGFGDYGDDHVRFALIENEQRIRQAVRGIKEMFRKDGFLKNDK from the coding sequence ATGCGTCATTTCCCTCGTATTGATCGCCTGCCTCCTTATGTATTTAACATTATGTCTGAGTTAAAGATGGCTGCACGCCGTCGAGGTGAAGATATTATTGATATGTCAATGGGTAATCCTGATGGTCCTACTCCTGCACATATTTTGAAAAAAATGCAAGAAACCAGTATTCGTCCAGATACACACGGGTATTCTGCTTCTAGAGGGATTCCTCGCTTACGCAAAGCCATTTCTGACTGGTATCGCAGACGTTATGATGTCACGATTGATCCTGATAGAGAAGCGATTGTGACGATTGGTTCAAAAGAGGGATTGGCACATTTGATGTTGGCCACATTAGATCACGGTGATACGGTGTTAGTGCCTAATCCTAGTTATCCTATTCATATCTATGGGGTGGTGATTGCAGGAGCGAGCGTTAGATCGGTACCCATAAAACCGGGGAAAGATTTTTTTGCAGAAATTGAAAAAGCGGTTACTGAAACGATTCCTAGACCTAAAATGATGATTCTCGGGTTCCCAAGTAATCCGACCGCCCAGTGCGTAGATTTAGCATTTTTTGAACGTATTGTGGAATTAGCAAAACGTTATGACATTATTGTGGTGCATGATTTAGCTTATGCGGATATTACCTTTGATGGTTATCAAGCTCCGTCTATTATGCAGGTGCCAGGTGCTAAAGATATTGCGGTTGAGTCTTTTACTATGAGCAAAAGCTACAATATGGCAGGTTGGCGAGTCGGTTATATGGTGGGTAACCAAGAGATTATCGCTGCATTGGCACGTATGAAAAGCTATAATGATTATGGCACGTTTACGCCGATTCAAGTGGCGGCTATTGCTGCATTAGAGGGTCCACAAGACTGCGTAGAAGATATTCGTAGCACTTATCAAAAACGTCGTGATGTATTGTGTAAAGCCTTGCATGATATTGGATGGAATGTAGAAATTCCAAAAGCCTCAATGTATATTTGGGCAGAAATTCCAGATTTTTACAAATCATTGGGGTCGTTGGAGTTTGCTAAAAAACTACTACAAGAGGCTAAAGTAGTGGTTTCTCCAGGTATTGGCTTTGGCGATTATGGTGATGATCATGTTCGTTTTGCTTTGATTGAAAATGAACAGCGTATTCGTCAAGCAGTGCGTGGTATTAAAGAAATGTTTCGTAAAGATGGTTTTTTGAAAAATGACAAATAA
- a CDS encoding Mth938-like domain-containing protein — protein sequence MLLQQELTPHLNTITAYGNGFIEINAQKFHQPVFLRPNGNIQEWNIRSLDDINLDMLEKIAGVTHASSDVFDFLEDQVKRYENGPELMIIGTGKTQRFLPLHITAPFLQSRIGIETMDSQAAARTYNILMSEGRDIVLALFIE from the coding sequence GTGTTACTGCAACAAGAATTAACGCCTCATCTTAATACGATTACCGCCTACGGAAATGGTTTCATAGAAATCAACGCCCAAAAATTCCACCAACCTGTTTTTCTACGTCCTAATGGAAATATCCAAGAATGGAATATTCGTTCATTGGATGACATCAATCTTGATATGTTAGAAAAAATTGCAGGTGTCACCCATGCTAGTTCAGATGTTTTTGACTTTTTAGAGGATCAGGTAAAACGATATGAAAACGGTCCTGAGTTGATGATTATTGGCACAGGCAAGACCCAACGTTTTTTACCGCTTCATATCACAGCCCCTTTTTTACAATCCAGAATTGGTATCGAAACCATGGATTCACAAGCAGCGGCTCGAACCTATAATATCCTGATGTCTGAGGGGCGTGATATTGTACTAGCTTTATTTATCGAATAA
- a CDS encoding LysE family transporter has product MLNLIIIQFFGLLTPGPDFFYVSRVAVKHTQKVILANILGITAGVLFWATLATLGLSLLMHAYPNLHGALMLAGGSYIGYLGVKLINVKNNISDAQAPVLSKPHQSLTKEFLKGLFVNLSNAKAIMYFASVMSNILGDIKDPEHILIALAIIVIETFAYFYLVALLFSRKIAKSFYYQHSRRIDNLAGCIFLCFGIWLIYSGLKELFLLF; this is encoded by the coding sequence ATGCTTAATCTCATCATCATCCAATTTTTTGGTTTATTAACGCCAGGACCTGATTTTTTCTATGTCAGCCGAGTGGCCGTTAAACACACACAAAAAGTTATTCTAGCTAATATACTCGGCATTACAGCAGGAGTATTGTTTTGGGCCACTTTAGCCACGCTTGGTTTATCACTTTTAATGCATGCCTACCCGAATTTACATGGTGCATTAATGTTGGCAGGTGGCTCCTATATTGGATACTTGGGGGTAAAACTCATCAATGTCAAAAACAATATCAGTGATGCCCAAGCCCCTGTTCTATCCAAACCACATCAATCACTGACAAAAGAATTCCTCAAAGGCCTATTTGTCAATCTTTCAAATGCCAAGGCCATCATGTATTTTGCCAGTGTGATGTCCAATATACTTGGTGATATAAAGGATCCTGAACATATTCTTATCGCACTTGCGATTATTGTGATAGAAACCTTTGCTTATTTTTATTTAGTGGCATTATTATTTTCACGAAAAATAGCCAAATCATTCTACTATCAACACAGCAGACGCATTGATAATCTGGCGGGTTGTATTTTCTTGTGTTTTGGGATTTGGTTGATTTATAGTGGATTGAAAGAATTATTTTTATTATTTTGA
- a CDS encoding peroxiredoxin, protein MSVEIGKKVPTFQAQTQFGDISSNDFKGKITVLYFYPKDNTPGCTTEAQDFRDHLEAFKKLNIQVIGISKDTVKTHANFDQKHQLNFPLIADPEKEICQMFSVMKEKNMYGKKVWGIERSTFLFNHDAVLVKEWRGVKVPGHVQEVLQAAQELI, encoded by the coding sequence ATGTCAGTTGAAATCGGAAAAAAAGTTCCTACGTTTCAAGCTCAAACTCAATTCGGAGACATCAGTTCAAACGATTTTAAAGGAAAAATAACGGTTTTATACTTTTACCCCAAAGATAATACGCCCGGTTGCACAACAGAGGCCCAAGACTTTAGAGATCATTTAGAGGCTTTTAAAAAGCTGAATATTCAAGTGATAGGTATTTCAAAGGATACCGTAAAAACTCATGCAAATTTTGATCAAAAACATCAGTTAAATTTTCCGCTAATTGCTGACCCTGAAAAAGAAATCTGCCAGATGTTTTCTGTGATGAAAGAAAAAAATATGTATGGCAAAAAAGTTTGGGGAATTGAACGCAGTACCTTTTTATTTAATCATGATGCGGTATTAGTGAAAGAATGGCGTGGCGTAAAAGTTCCAGGCCACGTACAAGAAGTACTTCAAGCTGCACAAGAACTGATTTAA
- a CDS encoding PhoH family protein, whose translation MPLPLEPKILGDTVKTSSKAVSKQSFSLIKEEKNKIMVLEKQVEHDFKTLQKEIHHPKKSKVQGKASTEHEVFFEHITHAQSQVKQIIADLNKLQDDSDAKDDVIQYAQAVLQKISIMRNTATELLSTIGVNTDSQVIKPTSTKKPSMASKHKKLYVLDTNVLLHDSSCLFKFKEHDVFIPMITLEELDHHKTGNKDIARTAREVSRTLAKLCEHSSIDKVTQGIALNTIGHSDALGLLFFQTQALQADLSHILPHHTKPDNTILSVVKCLNDTEKREVILVSKDINMRIKALALGLKAEDYRNDLSPLMDEDFLYTGKYQLEDPITPYIKREYHQNGKTYLELEGPFEHIYPNQLCYNQDIEAISKSITPNGIILEKLRAYTKQAKAHVWGIYAKNREQNFALNILMNPDIHLVTILGSAGTGKTLLTLAAGIAQVLETHTYKQIIVTRATVSMGEDIGFLPGTEEEKMYPWMGALEDNLDFLYKNTKNHLSISESSKQEIQAHIQFKSMSFMRGRTFTDTFIIIDEAQNLTPKQMKALITRAGHNTKVVCLGNIAQIDTPYLTEGSSGITHIVERFKEWDKASHIILTKAERSELAEYAEQYL comes from the coding sequence ATGCCATTACCTTTAGAACCTAAAATCCTGGGCGATACGGTTAAAACCTCATCTAAAGCTGTTTCCAAACAGTCTTTCTCTTTGATCAAAGAAGAGAAAAACAAAATCATGGTCTTGGAAAAACAAGTAGAACATGATTTTAAAACCTTACAAAAAGAAATTCATCACCCCAAAAAATCTAAGGTTCAAGGGAAAGCATCGACTGAACACGAAGTTTTTTTTGAACATATCACGCATGCTCAATCTCAAGTTAAACAGATCATCGCTGATTTAAACAAACTTCAAGATGATTCAGACGCTAAAGATGACGTGATCCAGTATGCCCAAGCAGTGCTACAAAAAATCAGTATCATGAGAAACACCGCCACTGAGTTATTGTCCACAATTGGCGTGAACACGGATTCTCAAGTTATCAAACCCACAAGCACCAAAAAACCATCTATGGCATCCAAGCACAAAAAACTTTATGTTCTGGATACCAACGTGCTGTTGCATGATTCAAGCTGTCTTTTTAAATTTAAAGAGCACGATGTCTTTATTCCCATGATTACATTGGAAGAACTTGATCATCACAAAACAGGGAATAAAGATATTGCTCGAACCGCTCGTGAAGTCAGTCGAACGTTGGCAAAATTATGCGAGCATTCTAGCATCGATAAGGTCACGCAAGGTATTGCCTTAAATACCATTGGTCATAGCGATGCCCTAGGATTATTGTTTTTTCAAACACAAGCATTGCAGGCTGATTTAAGCCATATTCTGCCTCATCACACCAAACCAGACAACACTATTTTAAGCGTGGTCAAATGCCTAAATGATACAGAAAAACGAGAAGTGATTTTAGTATCGAAAGACATTAACATGCGTATCAAAGCACTCGCGTTAGGATTAAAGGCCGAAGACTATCGTAATGATCTGTCACCGCTCATGGATGAAGACTTTTTATATACAGGCAAATATCAGCTTGAAGATCCGATTACTCCTTACATCAAGCGTGAATATCACCAAAACGGCAAAACCTATCTTGAATTAGAAGGCCCTTTTGAACATATTTATCCCAATCAACTTTGTTATAACCAAGATATTGAGGCTATCTCCAAATCTATCACACCCAATGGCATTATTTTGGAGAAACTGCGTGCTTACACAAAACAAGCAAAAGCCCATGTCTGGGGGATTTACGCCAAAAATCGTGAACAAAACTTTGCTTTAAATATACTGATGAATCCTGATATTCATTTAGTGACTATTCTGGGAAGTGCTGGCACAGGCAAAACATTGCTCACCTTAGCGGCGGGTATTGCTCAAGTACTTGAAACGCACACATATAAACAAATTATTGTCACGAGAGCCACCGTGTCGATGGGTGAGGATATTGGCTTTTTACCAGGTACAGAAGAGGAAAAAATGTATCCTTGGATGGGTGCTTTGGAAGATAACTTAGATTTTTTATACAAAAATACCAAAAATCATCTTTCTATTTCTGAGTCATCCAAACAAGAAATTCAAGCTCATATTCAATTTAAATCAATGAGTTTTATGCGTGGTAGAACGTTTACCGATACATTTATCATTATCGATGAAGCCCAAAATTTAACGCCAAAACAAATGAAAGCACTGATTACACGTGCGGGACATAATACTAAAGTCGTGTGTTTAGGCAATATTGCACAAATCGATACGCCTTATTTGACCGAAGGTAGTTCTGGCATTACGCATATTGTTGAACGTTTTAAAGAATGGGACAAAGCATCGCATATTATTTTAACCAAAGCTGAACGTTCGGAATTAGCTGAATACGCTGAACAGTATCTGTAA
- a CDS encoding GatB/YqeY domain-containing protein, producing MSMTLKQTLNEAIKEAMKSRQTARLATLRFLSAAIKQKEVDERVELNDQQIQQIIEKQIKQRKESIAAFEQAGREESAASERAEIEVLSEFMPEQVSQDELNAAIDAVVNELKAQGLSGGQAMGKAMGVLKAQFAGRADMALVSKWLKEKLS from the coding sequence ATGAGCATGACATTAAAACAAACTTTAAATGAAGCTATAAAAGAAGCGATGAAATCCCGCCAAACAGCGAGATTAGCGACATTACGTTTCTTGAGTGCTGCGATCAAACAAAAAGAAGTTGATGAGCGTGTTGAATTAAATGATCAACAAATTCAACAGATCATCGAAAAACAAATTAAGCAACGTAAAGAATCTATCGCCGCGTTTGAACAAGCGGGACGCGAAGAAAGTGCTGCATCAGAAAGAGCCGAAATCGAGGTATTAAGCGAGTTTATGCCAGAACAGGTTTCTCAAGATGAGTTAAATGCGGCCATTGATGCGGTGGTCAATGAATTAAAAGCCCAAGGTTTATCAGGCGGGCAGGCGATGGGTAAAGCCATGGGCGTGCTAAAAGCCCAGTTTGCAGGCCGTGCAGATATGGCGTTGGTTTCAAAATGGCTTAAAGAAAAATTATCGTAA
- a CDS encoding alpha/beta hydrolase family protein has protein sequence MNRIFTQHILVPNHQSAQQLLVLFMDPNLPIESINLLLQKLTQHFPFAAIALIQARWTDEEKQITQEKEMRSLISKYSESLVDYIKKLQEHFHIASDATALISSGLASSICLDLIAEKKLLPGRFIGLMPLLVNYPQHISAQTTLHLFYNQDNPFISLPRIHADTQHLKEIDTDFTYDIFEHPYPFNDEILESMIKRILNTIPLRIIREVHKSQSKDDKTWS, from the coding sequence ATGAATCGTATTTTTACGCAACATATATTAGTACCTAATCATCAATCGGCACAACAGTTATTGGTCTTGTTCATGGACCCTAATCTTCCCATTGAATCCATTAACTTACTTTTGCAAAAATTAACCCAACACTTCCCTTTTGCTGCCATAGCACTCATTCAGGCAAGATGGACAGATGAGGAAAAACAAATCACCCAAGAAAAGGAGATGCGTTCATTAATCTCCAAATACTCAGAATCATTAGTCGATTACATCAAGAAACTTCAAGAACATTTTCACATTGCATCCGACGCAACGGCCCTCATCAGTTCGGGGCTTGCATCGAGTATTTGTCTAGATTTAATCGCTGAAAAGAAACTTTTGCCTGGTCGATTTATTGGTTTAATGCCCTTACTGGTTAATTATCCCCAGCATATTTCAGCCCAAACCACCCTACATTTGTTTTACAACCAAGATAATCCTTTTATTTCTTTACCTCGCATTCACGCCGATACACAGCATCTCAAAGAAATTGACACGGATTTTACCTATGATATTTTTGAGCATCCTTACCCTTTTAATGATGAAATCCTTGAAAGTATGATAAAACGCATACTCAATACCATTCCTTTGCGTATTATTCGCGAAGTTCACAAAAGCCAATCCAAGGATGACAAGACATGGAGTTAA
- the coaBC gene encoding bifunctional phosphopantothenoylcysteine decarboxylase/phosphopantothenate--cysteine ligase CoaBC has protein sequence MELSQKTIILGVTGGIAAYKSAYLVRLLTQAGATVHVVMTRAAQDFVGKTTFQALSGHPVLTDTIGNDHDTMEHIHLTRQADAIIIAPATANTIANLANGQAHDLLSAMCLAKGKCPLLIAPAMNHEMWSHPATQRNIQTLKQDGCQIFGPNSGVQACGENGPGRMLEPEELLAEIIAFFQPKYLSQKHVLITAGPTQEPIDPVRVISNLSSGQMGYALARAAKESGAKVTLISGPTALPQPYGVERINVHTAKQMYEAVMKAVDECDIFISVAAVADWYIKNYRSEKIKKSNQKIGLDLEFGENPDILASVAQLPHPPYCVGFAAETNDLFEHAQAKLTRKKIPMIIANLSQDAMNLPHTDVWVLTENEKIHLHPGPKLAVARNLINIIAEHYYQSLRSQA, from the coding sequence ATGGAGTTAAGCCAAAAAACCATTATTTTAGGTGTTACAGGGGGTATTGCCGCTTATAAGTCAGCTTACTTAGTACGCCTATTGACTCAAGCAGGTGCGACTGTACATGTCGTGATGACGCGTGCTGCACAGGATTTTGTTGGAAAAACCACATTTCAAGCACTTAGTGGCCACCCCGTCTTAACAGACACCATTGGTAACGATCACGATACCATGGAACATATCCATCTCACCCGTCAGGCCGATGCGATTATTATTGCACCCGCCACAGCCAATACCATAGCGAATCTTGCAAATGGACAGGCCCATGATTTGTTAAGTGCGATGTGTCTGGCAAAAGGAAAATGCCCTTTGCTGATTGCCCCTGCTATGAATCATGAAATGTGGTCACATCCAGCCACCCAAAGAAATATTCAGACATTAAAACAAGATGGCTGCCAAATTTTTGGCCCCAATTCAGGCGTTCAAGCATGTGGTGAAAATGGACCTGGCAGAATGTTGGAACCAGAGGAATTGTTGGCAGAAATCATTGCTTTTTTCCAACCAAAGTATTTATCACAAAAACATGTGTTAATCACTGCTGGTCCCACTCAAGAGCCGATTGACCCCGTCCGAGTCATATCGAATCTATCATCTGGTCAAATGGGCTATGCACTGGCACGAGCCGCCAAGGAATCGGGTGCCAAAGTAACCTTAATCTCTGGCCCCACTGCCTTGCCCCAACCTTACGGCGTTGAGCGTATTAACGTTCACACCGCTAAACAAATGTATGAAGCGGTTATGAAAGCGGTCGATGAGTGTGATATTTTTATTTCCGTGGCGGCGGTGGCGGATTGGTATATCAAGAACTATCGCTCAGAAAAAATTAAAAAATCGAATCAAAAAATAGGCTTAGATCTTGAGTTTGGCGAAAATCCTGATATTTTAGCAAGTGTCGCACAACTTCCTCACCCGCCGTATTGCGTAGGTTTTGCGGCCGAAACCAACGATCTGTTTGAACATGCCCAAGCAAAATTAACGCGCAAAAAGATTCCTATGATCATTGCCAATCTGTCTCAAGATGCCATGAACTTGCCTCACACGGATGTTTGGGTACTAACAGAAAACGAAAAAATTCATCTTCATCCCGGTCCAAAATTAGCTGTTGCCCGGAACTTAATTAACATTATTGCCGAACACTATTATCAATCGTTACGATCTCAAGCTTAA
- the dut gene encoding dUTP diphosphatase, whose product MKIDLKILDERMKEQLPAYATAGSAGLDLRACIDEPITLEAHQTTLIPTGLAIHIANPNYAATILPRSGLGHKHGIVLGNLVGLIDSDYQGQLMVSVWNRSDTAFTIHPMERIAQLVILPVVQVGFNIVDDFDKTERGSGGFGSTGGK is encoded by the coding sequence ATGAAAATCGATCTTAAAATTTTAGATGAACGCATGAAAGAACAACTACCCGCCTATGCAACGGCAGGGTCTGCTGGCTTGGATTTACGAGCTTGCATCGATGAACCCATCACATTAGAAGCTCATCAAACCACATTGATTCCAACTGGATTAGCCATTCATATCGCCAATCCTAACTATGCTGCAACGATTCTTCCTCGTTCAGGATTAGGACATAAACATGGCATTGTATTAGGCAATCTGGTGGGACTGATTGATTCTGATTATCAAGGGCAGCTAATGGTATCAGTATGGAATCGCTCCGATACTGCTTTTACCATTCATCCTATGGAACGAATCGCCCAATTAGTAATACTCCCCGTTGTTCAAGTTGGTTTTAACATCGTTGATGATTTTGATAAAACCGAACGAGGCAGTGGCGGATTTGGTAGCACAGGTGGAAAATAA